The Candidatus Paceibacterota bacterium genome window below encodes:
- a CDS encoding neutral/alkaline non-lysosomal ceramidase N-terminal domain-containing protein — protein MRASLFRHLRRAAFAALLCFGMTGFGAAPAAPAKSGEPPRQLRAGAAASNITPRLGTSINGYFTDRSATHVHDELHARCLVLDNGRARLAVVVCDSCMIPREVTDAARRRIEEKCGLAAGHILISAVHTHTAPTCAGVFQSEPDAHYRGFLVERIADGVARAINNLAPARIAWGAGREPNQVFNRRWRMKPGTIPPNPFGGTNDLVKMNPPHASPDLVEPVGPTDPEVSVVSVQSPEGRAIALLANYSLHYVGTSRGNDISADYYGAFADRIQQLLGADRLDPPFVAMLANGTSGDINNINFRRKPEPKQPYEQIQAVANAVAAEVHRVCRTLQYQDWVPLGVEQTEINLGVRRPCEEEVARAETILAEAKGKALRTSEQIYARETVLMKDYPSQVPLILQAMRIGDLGIAAIPCEVFAEIGLAIKQKSPFKQTFTIELANGYNGYLPTPEQHKLGGYETWRARSSYLETEAAPKILDTLMALFARLD, from the coding sequence ATGCGCGCTTCGCTTTTCAGGCATCTCCGCCGCGCGGCATTTGCGGCCCTCCTGTGCTTTGGAATGACGGGCTTCGGCGCCGCTCCCGCGGCGCCCGCCAAATCCGGCGAGCCGCCGCGCCAGCTCCGCGCCGGCGCCGCCGCCAGCAACATCACGCCCCGCCTGGGCACATCCATCAACGGCTATTTCACCGACCGCTCGGCCACGCACGTACACGACGAACTGCACGCCCGCTGCCTCGTCCTGGACAACGGGCGCGCGCGCCTTGCCGTTGTGGTTTGCGACAGTTGCATGATTCCGCGGGAAGTAACCGATGCCGCCAGGCGCAGGATCGAGGAAAAGTGCGGCCTGGCCGCCGGCCACATTCTCATTTCCGCCGTTCACACCCACACGGCGCCGACTTGCGCCGGCGTTTTCCAGAGCGAACCGGACGCGCATTACCGTGGGTTTCTGGTGGAACGCATTGCTGACGGCGTGGCGCGCGCGATTAACAACCTTGCCCCGGCCAGGATCGCCTGGGGCGCGGGCCGTGAGCCCAATCAGGTCTTTAACCGGCGTTGGAGAATGAAGCCCGGCACCATCCCGCCCAATCCCTTCGGCGGCACCAACGACCTCGTCAAGATGAACCCGCCCCATGCCAGCCCCGACCTGGTCGAGCCCGTCGGCCCCACCGACCCCGAGGTCTCCGTCGTTTCCGTCCAGTCGCCGGAAGGCCGTGCCATCGCTTTGCTGGCCAACTACTCCCTGCACTATGTCGGCACGAGCCGGGGAAACGACATTTCGGCGGATTACTACGGCGCCTTTGCCGACCGCATCCAGCAGTTGCTCGGCGCGGACCGGCTCGACCCGCCCTTCGTCGCCATGCTGGCCAACGGCACCAGCGGCGACATCAACAACATCAACTTCCGCCGGAAGCCGGAGCCGAAACAGCCTTACGAGCAAATCCAGGCCGTCGCCAACGCCGTCGCCGCTGAAGTGCACCGGGTTTGCCGGACGCTGCAGTATCAGGATTGGGTCCCGCTGGGTGTGGAGCAAACGGAGATCAACCTGGGCGTGCGGCGGCCCTGCGAAGAAGAGGTTGCCCGCGCTGAGACGATATTGGCCGAGGCAAAAGGGAAAGCGTTAAGAACCTCCGAGCAAATCTATGCCCGCGAGACGGTGCTGATGAAGGACTACCCGAGCCAGGTGCCGCTGATCCTCCAGGCGATGCGCATCGGCGACCTAGGCATTGCGGCCATCCCGTGCGAGGTGTTCGCTGAAATCGGGCTGGCGATCAAGCAGAAGAGCCCCTTCAAGCAGACCTTCACCATCGAGCTGGCCAACGGCTACAACGGCTACCTGCCCACGCCCGAGCAGCACAAGCTCGGCGGCTACGAGACATGGCGGGCCCGGTCCAGCTACCTGGAGACAGAAGCCGCCCCGAAAATCCTGGACACACTCATGGCGCTGTTCGCGCGCCTGGACTAG
- a CDS encoding sigma-70 family RNA polymerase sigma factor, whose product MERTDAELIAAVLKGDAASFEPLVQKYSPRLFGMARRYARRESEVEDIVQEAWLKAYANLRSFRGDAPFEHWLMRLAIRTCYDALRSQRRNRETTFADLTEPEGNWLERFISEPESARVDAEGARQLIARLLERLSPAARLVITLAHIEEKSPKEIAKLTGWSVSMVKVRAFRARAEMRKWLSRMAKEKYL is encoded by the coding sequence ATGGAACGGACCGATGCGGAGTTGATTGCGGCGGTGCTCAAGGGCGACGCCGCCAGCTTCGAGCCGCTGGTCCAGAAATACTCGCCGCGACTCTTTGGGATGGCCCGTCGCTACGCCCGCCGCGAGAGCGAGGTGGAGGACATTGTGCAGGAGGCCTGGCTGAAGGCTTACGCAAACCTGCGCAGCTTCCGCGGCGACGCGCCCTTCGAGCACTGGCTGATGCGCCTGGCCATTCGCACCTGCTACGATGCGCTGCGCAGCCAGCGGCGCAACCGCGAGACGACCTTCGCCGACCTGACGGAGCCGGAGGGAAATTGGCTGGAGCGGTTCATCAGCGAGCCGGAATCGGCCAGGGTGGACGCCGAGGGCGCGCGGCAGCTCATCGCGCGCCTGCTGGAGCGGCTTTCGCCGGCTGCCCGGCTCGTCATTACCCTGGCGCATATCGAGGAAAAGTCGCCGAAGGAAATCGCGAAGCTGACCGGCTGGTCGGTGTCCATGGTCAAGGTGCGGGCCTTCCGGGCGCGGGCCGAGATGCGCAAGTGGCTGTCGCGGATGGCCAAAGAAAAGTACCTGTAA
- a CDS encoding 3-deoxy-7-phosphoheptulonate synthase class II has protein sequence MTTGSDKASAREDWSPTSWQSRPAAQQPVYPDPDALHRALGQLARLPPLVTSWEIENLKQQLAEATRGERFLLQGGDCSESFDDCESAAIASKLKILLQMSLVLVQGGKKRVTRIGRFAGQYAKPRSADTETHKGTTLPSYRGDMINRAGFSREDRTPNPDFLLRAYERSGLTINFIRSLIEGGFADLHHPEYWELGFVANSPHAAEYMRMVQTIGESLRFMETITGSVLADINRVDFYTSHEGLHLYYEQAQTRQVPRRTGWYNLSTHFPWIGDRTRALNGAHVEYFRGIANPIGLKIGPSVTPDEVLALDAVLNPQNDPGRLTFIHRFGADRVEKCLPPLAEAIQRAGRKVLWCCDPMHGNTETTKGGIKTRRFEKILRELETSCRILKDCGTHLGGVHFELTGDNVTECVGGASGVTEADLSRDYRTTLDPRLNYEQSMEMALLLARLLSQNRE, from the coding sequence ATGACGACTGGATCCGATAAAGCCTCCGCTCGCGAAGATTGGTCGCCGACGTCCTGGCAAAGCCGGCCCGCCGCCCAGCAACCGGTCTATCCCGACCCCGACGCGCTGCACCGCGCGCTGGGCCAATTGGCGCGGCTGCCGCCCCTGGTCACCAGTTGGGAAATCGAGAACCTTAAGCAGCAGCTGGCCGAGGCGACTCGAGGCGAGCGGTTCCTGCTCCAGGGCGGCGACTGTTCTGAAAGCTTCGACGATTGCGAATCCGCCGCCATCGCGAGCAAGCTCAAGATTCTCCTGCAGATGAGCCTTGTGCTGGTGCAGGGCGGGAAGAAACGGGTGACGCGCATCGGCCGTTTCGCGGGCCAATACGCCAAGCCACGCTCCGCCGACACCGAAACGCACAAGGGCACCACCCTGCCCAGCTACCGCGGCGACATGATCAACCGCGCCGGCTTCTCCCGCGAAGACCGGACGCCGAACCCCGACTTTCTGCTGCGCGCATACGAGCGGTCCGGCCTCACGATTAACTTCATCCGCTCCCTGATCGAAGGCGGCTTTGCCGATCTGCACCATCCGGAATACTGGGAGCTGGGTTTCGTGGCCAACTCACCCCACGCCGCCGAATACATGCGCATGGTCCAAACCATCGGTGAGTCGCTGCGCTTCATGGAAACGATCACCGGCAGCGTGCTGGCCGACATCAACCGCGTGGATTTCTACACCAGCCACGAGGGCCTGCATCTCTATTACGAGCAGGCGCAGACCCGCCAGGTGCCGCGCCGCACCGGCTGGTACAACCTCTCCACCCACTTTCCCTGGATCGGCGACCGGACCCGCGCGCTGAACGGGGCGCACGTCGAGTATTTCCGCGGCATCGCCAACCCCATCGGCCTCAAGATCGGCCCCTCAGTCACCCCAGACGAGGTGCTGGCGCTGGACGCGGTGCTCAACCCGCAGAATGACCCGGGGCGCCTCACCTTCATCCACCGGTTCGGCGCGGACCGCGTCGAGAAGTGCCTGCCGCCGCTGGCCGAGGCCATCCAGCGCGCCGGCCGCAAGGTGTTGTGGTGCTGTGATCCCATGCACGGCAACACCGAGACGACCAAGGGCGGCATCAAGACCCGCCGCTTCGAGAAGATCCTCCGCGAGCTGGAGACTTCCTGCCGCATCCTCAAGGACTGCGGCACCCACCTTGGCGGCGTGCACTTCGAGCTGACCGGGGACAATGTCACCGAATGCGTCGGCGGCGCCAGCGGCGTCACGGAGGCCGATCTCAGCCGCGACTACCGCACCACGCTCGACCCGCGCCTCAATTACGAGCAGTCCATGGAAATGGCCCTGCTCCTGGCGCGGCTCTTGTCGCAGAACCGCGAGTAG
- a CDS encoding DUF5808 domain-containing protein, whose translation MDQETINQAEWRNPDNWSGPKWLSVYFSKRDSRVWVPEQIPALGWTVNLGRPGGVAWLFAVIVGLPLLVLGACLLAISFR comes from the coding sequence ATGGATCAGGAGACCATCAACCAGGCGGAGTGGCGGAACCCGGACAATTGGAGCGGGCCAAAGTGGCTGTCCGTGTACTTCAGCAAGCGCGATTCGAGAGTGTGGGTGCCGGAGCAAATACCGGCCCTCGGTTGGACGGTCAACCTGGGCCGTCCGGGTGGTGTGGCGTGGCTGTTTGCCGTAATCGTCGGGCTGCCGTTGCTGGTCCTGGGGGCATGCCTGTTGGCGATCTCCTTTCGCTGA
- a CDS encoding Gfo/Idh/MocA family oxidoreductase, translating into MNTVSNSLTSRRDFLRTSALVGGALAAPAILPGQLFGQGNSDTLRVGLIGCGGRGSGAASQAINADPKVVLTAMGDAFEDQLQRSLQSLQKQHPDKVKVTPEKCFVGLDAYQKVIDSGVDVVLLAAPPGFRPVHLKAAVDAGKHIFCEKPMATDAPGVRAVLESVKAAKVKNLSLVAGFCWRYDDARREFYKRIHEGAIGDLRSVYATYYAGQVKPMPAPGERPAGMGDLEWQMRNWYNFTWLSGDGYVEQACHSVDKVAWALKDVPPLKAVAVGGRQTPNHQGNIFDHMFVVYEYPDDLRAFVGQRQVGNTYTDNSDYIMGSTGFAKIQGWTGVMIKGKENWRYKGPKTDMYQNEHNELFASIRSGKPINDGVWMAHSTLLGILGRMAAYTGQEITWEQAMNSQEKLVPDQLDWKMKLDFPSMAQPGVTKLV; encoded by the coding sequence ATGAATACCGTATCCAACAGTTTGACTTCACGCCGGGATTTCCTAAGAACCTCTGCACTGGTCGGCGGCGCGTTGGCCGCCCCGGCTATTTTGCCGGGACAACTCTTCGGCCAGGGAAACTCTGACACCCTGCGCGTCGGCTTGATCGGTTGCGGCGGACGGGGTTCCGGCGCCGCCAGCCAGGCGATCAATGCCGACCCCAAGGTGGTGCTGACCGCGATGGGCGACGCGTTCGAGGATCAACTCCAACGCAGCCTGCAGAGCCTTCAAAAGCAGCACCCCGACAAGGTGAAAGTCACCCCCGAGAAGTGCTTCGTCGGGCTGGACGCCTACCAAAAGGTAATTGACAGCGGCGTGGATGTCGTGCTGCTGGCCGCTCCCCCGGGCTTCCGCCCCGTCCATCTCAAGGCGGCGGTTGACGCCGGCAAGCATATCTTCTGCGAGAAGCCAATGGCTACCGACGCGCCAGGTGTTCGCGCCGTGCTCGAGTCGGTCAAGGCGGCCAAGGTGAAAAACCTCTCGCTGGTAGCCGGTTTTTGCTGGCGCTACGACGATGCGCGCCGGGAGTTCTACAAGCGCATTCACGAAGGCGCGATCGGCGACCTCCGCTCGGTTTATGCCACTTACTATGCGGGGCAGGTCAAACCGATGCCCGCCCCCGGCGAGCGCCCGGCAGGCATGGGCGACCTGGAGTGGCAAATGCGAAATTGGTACAACTTCACCTGGCTCTCCGGCGATGGCTACGTCGAACAAGCCTGCCACAGCGTGGACAAGGTGGCCTGGGCGCTCAAAGATGTGCCGCCGCTTAAAGCCGTCGCGGTGGGCGGGCGCCAGACACCCAATCACCAGGGCAATATCTTCGATCACATGTTCGTCGTGTACGAGTATCCGGACGACCTGCGCGCGTTTGTAGGGCAGCGGCAGGTGGGCAACACGTACACCGACAATTCCGACTACATCATGGGCAGCACCGGCTTCGCCAAAATTCAGGGCTGGACCGGCGTGATGATCAAGGGCAAGGAAAACTGGCGCTACAAGGGCCCCAAGACCGACATGTACCAAAACGAGCACAACGAACTGTTCGCCAGCATCCGCAGCGGCAAGCCGATCAACGACGGCGTGTGGATGGCGCACAGCACGCTCTTGGGCATCCTGGGCCGAATGGCCGCCTACACCGGCCAGGAAATCACCTGGGAACAGGCTATGAATTCACAGGAGAAGCTGGTGCCTGACCAGCTTGACTGGAAGATGAAGCTGGACTTTCCGTCCATGGCCCAGCCGGGCGTGACCAAGCTCGTGTAA
- a CDS encoding sugar phosphate isomerase/epimerase family protein, whose protein sequence is MNRREFLNAGAGALALAALAPGTSFAAEEKPAVAAPKRAIKKGIMWGTVGVAGSVAEKMKAIKAAGFDGAEMMSHMEVEEVLRARDAAGLAIPSVCNRDHWSKPLSHPDPKVREEGLESLKQALRDAKRYGASSVLLVPAVVSKEVAYDDAYKRSQAEIRKAIPLAEELGVKIAIENVWNHFLLSPLEAARYVDEFDTPAVGWHFDAGNILNYGWPEQWIRILGPRMKMFHIKEFSRKKRDSEGLWKGFDVKLLEGDNDWPAILKAVDDIGYHSWAITEQGGGGSPEGLKDLADRLGKILAS, encoded by the coding sequence ATGAATCGGCGTGAATTTCTGAATGCCGGCGCGGGCGCGCTTGCGCTGGCGGCTTTGGCTCCGGGGACGTCGTTTGCCGCCGAAGAAAAGCCAGCCGTGGCCGCCCCGAAACGGGCCATCAAAAAGGGCATCATGTGGGGCACGGTGGGGGTGGCGGGTTCCGTGGCCGAGAAGATGAAGGCCATCAAGGCGGCCGGCTTCGACGGCGCAGAGATGATGAGCCACATGGAGGTGGAGGAGGTGTTGCGCGCGCGCGACGCCGCGGGCCTAGCGATCCCGAGCGTCTGCAATCGAGATCATTGGTCCAAGCCGCTATCCCACCCCGATCCCAAGGTGCGCGAGGAGGGGCTGGAGTCGCTCAAGCAGGCTTTGCGCGACGCAAAGCGTTACGGCGCATCCTCGGTCCTGCTGGTGCCGGCGGTAGTCAGCAAGGAAGTCGCCTATGACGACGCTTACAAACGCTCCCAAGCGGAAATCCGCAAGGCCATTCCGTTGGCCGAGGAGTTGGGCGTCAAGATTGCCATAGAGAATGTCTGGAACCATTTCCTGCTGAGCCCGCTGGAGGCCGCTCGCTACGTGGACGAATTCGACACCCCGGCCGTCGGCTGGCACTTTGATGCCGGGAACATCCTCAACTACGGCTGGCCGGAGCAGTGGATTCGCATCCTCGGCCCGCGCATGAAGATGTTCCACATCAAGGAGTTCAGCCGCAAGAAGCGCGACAGCGAGGGCCTTTGGAAGGGTTTTGACGTCAAGCTGCTCGAGGGCGACAACGACTGGCCGGCGATTTTGAAAGCGGTGGACGACATCGGCTACCATAGCTGGGCCATCACCGAACAGGGCGGCGGCGGGAGCCCGGAAGGGCTCAAGGACCTCGCCGACCGCCTGGGCAAGATTCTCGCCTCTTGA
- a CDS encoding sugar phosphate isomerase/epimerase family protein: MKRNLKKGLWYSSAPGGSVLEKFQAVKAAGFDGIEPPSHLDQEEVLRAREATGLAIPSVSCGKHSRGLSHPDTAQRTEAVEGLKHALRDAKRYGASSILVVAGGVTQQVSYADAYQRVQESVRQAVPLAEELGVKLAFENVWNHFLLSPLEAARFVDEFRSPAVGWQFDVGNVINLGWPEQWIRILGPRILTLHIKEFSRKKMNEKGPYAGFAVEFLEGDNDWPTVMKAVDAIGYHGWAIVEPAWQPKDVDPAVRLKQISAKLDQILAT; encoded by the coding sequence ATGAAACGCAACCTGAAGAAAGGACTGTGGTACTCTTCCGCGCCGGGTGGGTCAGTACTGGAGAAGTTCCAGGCAGTCAAAGCCGCCGGCTTCGACGGCATCGAACCGCCCAGCCACCTGGACCAGGAGGAAGTGCTGCGCGCGCGCGAGGCGACCGGACTGGCCATTCCCAGCGTTAGCTGCGGCAAGCACTCGCGCGGCCTTTCGCATCCGGACACCGCGCAACGCACCGAGGCGGTCGAGGGCCTCAAACACGCGCTGCGCGACGCCAAACGCTACGGCGCCTCATCCATCCTTGTGGTGGCCGGCGGCGTAACCCAGCAAGTCTCCTACGCCGACGCTTACCAGCGCGTGCAGGAGTCAGTGCGGCAAGCCGTGCCGCTGGCTGAAGAACTGGGCGTAAAGCTGGCCTTTGAGAACGTGTGGAACCATTTCCTGCTCAGCCCGCTTGAGGCCGCCCGCTTTGTGGACGAGTTTCGCAGCCCCGCGGTGGGCTGGCAATTCGACGTCGGCAACGTGATAAACCTCGGCTGGCCCGAGCAGTGGATTCGCATCCTGGGCCCGCGCATACTAACGTTGCACATCAAGGAGTTCAGCCGCAAGAAGATGAATGAAAAGGGCCCATACGCGGGCTTCGCCGTTGAGTTCCTGGAGGGAGACAACGACTGGCCGACGGTGATGAAGGCGGTGGACGCCATCGGCTACCACGGCTGGGCTATCGTGGAGCCGGCGTGGCAGCCTAAAGATGTGGATCCGGCCGTCCGCCTCAAACAAATCTCCGCCAAGCTCGATCAAATCCTCGCCACGTAA
- a CDS encoding MFS transporter, whose amino-acid sequence MNESSTPRVRWYQGLKPYHWWVFCVGALAWLFDCTDQRIFMLARSPALSDLLGLPQTHRLVVDYATWATAATMVGWAIGGLFFGVMGDRWGRVKTLAASIFLYSLFTGLCGLATTWWDFCLYRLLMGSGIGGAFAAAATLIAETMPDHARSFCLGLFSALSVLGNMSGSVLSRWLFLPEQTYTLDWLGTSAPGWRLLFFVGAAPALLTVLVIPTLRESEKWQAARTLARENLARQMGDLRSMFGHPRWRRHTLVAVGLATAGIVGVWGVGFWSPELISSALTPPELRGQTLPAELAQHIGRVKAVATLLQDVGGFLGILTLTVLANHIRRRVSFTAVFLGGFFSIALAFLTLQSEWQAYVLLPLVGFFTIGVMGGFVIYFPEIFPTRLRSTGTAFGYNVARLSAAIVMVLGNSIRDGFRALGVADPFRVGAVTLAAIYLLGLLVLLRAPETRGQPLMEDE is encoded by the coding sequence ATGAACGAATCCTCCACGCCCCGTGTTCGCTGGTATCAAGGCCTCAAGCCCTACCACTGGTGGGTGTTCTGTGTGGGCGCGCTCGCCTGGCTGTTCGACTGCACAGACCAGCGCATCTTCATGCTCGCCCGCTCGCCCGCGCTGTCCGACCTGCTCGGCCTGCCGCAGACGCACCGCCTCGTCGTGGATTACGCCACCTGGGCCACCGCCGCCACCATGGTCGGCTGGGCCATTGGCGGCCTCTTCTTTGGCGTCATGGGCGACCGCTGGGGCCGCGTCAAGACCCTCGCCGCGTCCATTTTCCTCTACTCCCTGTTCACCGGCCTGTGCGGCCTGGCGACCACCTGGTGGGACTTCTGCCTCTACCGGCTCCTCATGGGCAGCGGCATCGGCGGCGCCTTCGCGGCGGCGGCCACTCTAATCGCCGAAACCATGCCCGACCACGCCCGCTCCTTTTGCCTCGGCCTCTTTTCGGCGCTCTCGGTGTTGGGCAACATGTCCGGCTCAGTGCTGTCGCGGTGGCTCTTTCTCCCGGAGCAAACCTACACCCTGGACTGGCTGGGCACGAGCGCCCCCGGCTGGCGGCTCCTGTTCTTCGTCGGCGCGGCGCCGGCCCTGCTAACGGTTTTGGTCATCCCCACGCTGCGCGAGTCCGAGAAGTGGCAGGCCGCGCGCACGCTGGCCCGCGAAAACCTCGCGCGCCAAATGGGCGACCTCAGGAGCATGTTCGGCCACCCGCGCTGGCGGCGGCACACGCTCGTGGCGGTTGGGCTCGCGACGGCGGGCATCGTCGGCGTTTGGGGCGTTGGTTTCTGGTCGCCGGAACTCATCAGCAGCGCGCTCACACCCCCGGAGCTCCGCGGCCAGACGCTGCCCGCCGAGCTTGCCCAGCACATCGGCCGTGTTAAGGCCGTGGCCACGCTCCTGCAGGACGTCGGCGGTTTCCTGGGAATCCTCACGCTGACAGTCCTGGCCAATCATATCCGGCGCCGCGTCAGTTTCACCGCGGTCTTTCTTGGGGGCTTTTTCTCCATTGCGCTGGCCTTTCTGACGCTCCAGTCCGAATGGCAGGCCTACGTGCTGCTGCCGCTGGTCGGCTTCTTCACCATCGGCGTCATGGGCGGGTTCGTTATCTACTTCCCGGAGATCTTCCCCACCCGCCTGCGCTCCACAGGCACCGCTTTCGGCTACAATGTCGCCCGCCTTTCCGCGGCAATCGTCATGGTGCTGGGCAACTCGATACGCGACGGTTTCCGGGCGCTCGGCGTCGCCGACCCGTTCCGCGTCGGCGCCGTCACGTTGGCGGCCATCTATCTCCTGGGATTGCTCGTCCTGCTGCGCGCGCCCGAGACCAGGGGCCAGCCGTTGATGGAGGATGAGTGA
- a CDS encoding aldolase/citrate lyase family protein, translating to MKNKLRRALLERQVTLGSWIQIGHPACAEVMARAGFDWVCVDLEHGAIDLETTANLFRALGGFDCVSVARLPLNDPIWIHRTLDAGARGLIIPMVKTAAEAEAAVREAKYPPRGVRGFGYSRANLHGADFETYIESANEEIAMVMQIEHKDAIANLDAILRVEGVDGVFIGPLDLSGSMGITGQLDHPQMVAALDKYRAACRAHKQSAGLHIIRPSEANVRRALDEGYTMLALGLDNVFIEQSARASLKAAGR from the coding sequence ATGAAGAACAAGTTGCGGCGCGCGCTGCTCGAACGTCAGGTCACGCTGGGCAGTTGGATTCAAATCGGCCACCCCGCCTGCGCTGAGGTCATGGCGCGCGCGGGCTTCGACTGGGTCTGCGTGGACCTGGAGCACGGCGCGATTGACCTGGAAACGACGGCCAACCTCTTCCGCGCGCTCGGCGGCTTCGACTGCGTCTCCGTGGCGCGGCTGCCCCTCAACGACCCAATCTGGATCCACCGCACGCTCGATGCCGGGGCGCGCGGACTGATCATCCCTATGGTCAAGACCGCCGCCGAGGCCGAAGCGGCGGTGCGCGAGGCCAAATATCCTCCCCGCGGCGTCCGCGGCTTCGGCTACTCCCGCGCCAATCTCCACGGCGCGGACTTCGAAACCTATATCGAGTCGGCGAACGAGGAGATCGCCATGGTCATGCAGATCGAACACAAGGACGCCATCGCCAATCTTGACGCCATCCTGCGCGTGGAAGGGGTGGACGGCGTCTTCATTGGCCCGCTGGACCTTAGCGGCTCGATGGGCATCACGGGCCAGCTCGATCATCCGCAGATGGTTGCCGCGCTGGACAAATACCGCGCCGCCTGCCGCGCGCACAAGCAATCCGCGGGCCTGCATATCATTCGCCCCAGCGAGGCCAATGTCCGCCGGGCGCTGGACGAGGGCTACACCATGCTCGCGCTCGGCCTGGACAACGTGTTCATCGAGCAAAGCGCGCGTGCGTCGCTCAAGGCTGCGGGGCGCTGA